A window from Pseudomonas kribbensis encodes these proteins:
- a CDS encoding flavin monoamine oxidase family protein, whose translation MSVGWLRACALVVLGLFSVTALAKDKTAIVIGGGLSGLTAAYELQNKGWQVTLLEAKPSLGGRSGMATSEWIGNDKAQPVLNKYVSTFKLSTTPAPEFVRTPGYLIDGEYFSAADLATKQPATAQALKTFEKTRDDLARSIDDPQNPAATNTLHALDQINVSSWLDKQNLPATARQLINQDIRTHYDEPSRLSLLYYAQQSRVYRGVSDRDMRASRLVGGSPVLAQAFVKQLKTIKTSSPVSAIVQDKDGVTVKVGSVGYQADYVVLAVPLRALDKIQLTPALDAQHLAAIKGTNYGWRDQIMLKFKTPVWESKARMSGEIYSNTGLGMLWIEPALKGGANVVINLSGDNARVMQAFGDKQMVDQVLIRLHAFYPQARGAFTGYEIRRYSTDPSTGGSYLAFGPGQISKYWRLWERPLQRVAFAGEHTDTLYPGTLEGALRTGQRAASQVEDLAAGKSFEPIKVGPAAATAAAAAGAAGAATAAKKGNFFTNLFGGSDDEKKPEPVKAPEPAPAPAAPAPAPTPAPAPAPVEAPKPAAPVKAEPAKKAPAKPAAKKPAAKTEAKKAPAKPAAKKAEPAKKPAAKPAAAPAAATDTKAQ comes from the coding sequence ATGTCTGTCGGTTGGCTGCGCGCCTGTGCGCTTGTGGTGTTGGGGCTTTTCAGCGTTACGGCGCTGGCCAAGGATAAAACCGCGATCGTGATCGGCGGCGGCCTGTCGGGCCTGACCGCGGCTTACGAACTGCAGAACAAGGGCTGGCAGGTCACGCTGCTGGAAGCCAAACCGAGCCTGGGCGGTCGCTCGGGCATGGCCACCAGCGAGTGGATCGGCAACGACAAGGCTCAGCCTGTGCTGAACAAGTACGTCTCGACTTTCAAACTGAGCACCACGCCGGCCCCTGAATTCGTGCGTACCCCGGGTTATCTGATCGATGGCGAGTATTTCTCTGCCGCCGATCTGGCCACCAAGCAACCGGCCACTGCCCAGGCGTTGAAAACCTTCGAAAAAACCCGTGACGATCTGGCGCGCTCGATTGACGATCCGCAGAACCCGGCGGCGACCAACACCCTGCACGCACTGGACCAGATCAACGTGTCAAGCTGGCTCGACAAGCAGAACCTGCCTGCTACTGCGCGTCAGTTGATCAACCAGGATATCCGCACCCATTACGACGAACCGTCGCGTCTGTCGCTGCTGTACTACGCACAGCAGAGCCGCGTTTATCGCGGCGTGTCCGACCGTGACATGCGCGCTTCGCGTCTGGTCGGCGGCAGCCCGGTGCTGGCCCAGGCCTTCGTCAAGCAACTGAAAACCATCAAGACCAGCTCGCCGGTTTCCGCGATCGTCCAGGACAAGGACGGCGTGACCGTCAAGGTCGGCAGCGTGGGCTACCAGGCAGACTACGTCGTACTGGCGGTGCCATTGCGCGCCCTCGACAAGATCCAGCTGACCCCGGCCCTGGATGCCCAGCACCTGGCCGCGATCAAGGGCACCAACTACGGTTGGCGCGACCAGATCATGCTGAAGTTCAAGACGCCGGTCTGGGAAAGCAAGGCGCGGATGTCCGGTGAGATCTACAGCAACACCGGTCTGGGCATGTTGTGGATCGAACCAGCCCTGAAGGGCGGCGCCAACGTGGTGATCAACCTGTCCGGCGACAACGCCCGCGTCATGCAGGCCTTCGGCGACAAGCAGATGGTCGATCAGGTGCTGATTCGTCTGCACGCGTTTTATCCACAGGCCCGTGGCGCGTTCACCGGTTATGAAATCCGTCGCTACAGCACCGACCCGTCGACTGGCGGTTCGTACCTGGCCTTCGGCCCGGGCCAGATCAGCAAGTACTGGCGCCTGTGGGAGCGTCCGCTGCAGCGCGTAGCGTTCGCCGGTGAGCACACTGACACCCTGTACCCAGGCACCCTGGAAGGCGCTCTGCGCACCGGTCAACGTGCAGCCAGTCAGGTTGAAGACCTGGCGGCAGGCAAATCCTTCGAACCGATCAAGGTCGGCCCGGCGGCCGCCACCGCAGCAGCGGCGGCAGGCGCAGCAGGTGCGGCCACGGCGGCGAAGAAAGGCAATTTCTTCACCAACCTGTTCGGTGGTTCGGATGACGAGAAGAAACCGGAGCCAGTAAAAGCCCCAGAGCCGGCACCAGCTCCAGCCGCTCCGGCGCCTGCACCGACTCCGGCACCTGCGCCAGCCCCGGTGGAAGCGCCGAAGCCAGCGGCTCCGGTGAAGGCCGAGCCAGCCAAGAAAGCACCGGCCAAGCCGGCAGCGAAAAAACCTGCGGCCAAGACCGAGGCGAAAAAAGCCCCGGCCAAACCGGCAGCGAAAAAGGCTGAACCGGCGAAGAAGCCAGCCGCAAAACCGGCTGCGGCCCCGGCAGCAGCGACCGATACCAAAGCGCAGTAA
- a CDS encoding DEAD/DEAH box helicase, which translates to MSFASLGLSEALVRAIEDAGYTEPTPVQQRAIPAVLQGRDLMVAAQTGTGKTGGFALPILERLFPNGHPDKSQRHGPRQPRVLVLTPTRELAAQVHDSFKIYARDLKFVSACIFGGVGMNPQVQAMSRGVDVLVACPGRLLDLCGQGSIDLSHVEILVLDEADRMLDMGFVHDVKKVLARLPAKRQNLLFSATFSKDITDLAGKLLHNPERIEVTPPNTTVERIEQRVFRLPASHKRALLAHLITAGAWEQVLVFTRTKHGANRLAEYLDKHGLPAVAIHGNKSQNARTKALADFKANQVRILVATDIAARGLDIDQLPHVVNFELPNVDEDYVHRIGRTGRAGRSGEAISLVAPDEEKLLKSIERMTKQKIADGDLMGFDASTIEAEKPEVRERPDMRNPRNGRGPRGDGPNGGGGGGRKDKGKDKGKEKPAGERGERGERPARQQKPREGTPAREQRQPSQPPRAAADRAPDEFLDDDIDNFGNRVDYVPKQAPAGGRNRRPGAPAQGAGSGAPRGGQSQGRQNGPRNSNGSSTGTPPGKRNGPRNGAPRDGQGRRDENSRNRRPARDDQQRAEPAVQNPRSSGPKIMHKESKADRFPTPEQLDQLPSRPRGEKPALLTRNR; encoded by the coding sequence ATGTCCTTTGCTTCCCTCGGTCTCTCCGAGGCTTTGGTCCGCGCTATCGAAGACGCGGGCTATACCGAGCCTACTCCGGTGCAACAGCGGGCCATTCCCGCCGTGTTGCAAGGTCGCGACCTGATGGTTGCGGCACAGACAGGTACCGGTAAAACCGGCGGTTTCGCCCTTCCGATCCTGGAGCGGCTGTTCCCCAACGGTCACCCGGACAAATCCCAGCGCCACGGCCCGCGCCAGCCGCGCGTCCTGGTCCTGACCCCGACCCGCGAACTCGCGGCCCAGGTACACGACAGCTTCAAGATCTACGCCCGTGACCTGAAATTCGTCAGCGCCTGCATTTTCGGCGGCGTCGGCATGAACCCGCAGGTTCAGGCCATGTCCCGTGGTGTGGACGTACTGGTTGCCTGCCCGGGTCGTCTGCTCGACCTGTGCGGCCAGGGCAGCATCGATCTGTCCCACGTTGAAATCCTCGTGCTGGACGAAGCCGACCGCATGCTCGACATGGGCTTTGTCCATGACGTGAAGAAAGTCCTCGCCCGCCTGCCGGCCAAGCGCCAGAACCTGCTGTTCTCGGCGACCTTCTCCAAAGACATCACCGACCTCGCCGGCAAGCTGCTGCACAACCCGGAACGCATCGAAGTGACGCCGCCGAACACCACGGTCGAGCGCATCGAACAACGCGTCTTCCGCCTGCCGGCCAGCCACAAGCGTGCGCTGCTGGCCCACCTGATCACCGCCGGCGCGTGGGAACAGGTGCTGGTGTTCACCCGCACCAAGCACGGCGCCAACCGTCTGGCCGAGTACCTGGACAAACACGGCCTGCCGGCTGTGGCGATCCACGGCAACAAGAGCCAGAACGCCCGCACCAAGGCCCTGGCCGATTTCAAGGCCAACCAGGTACGCATCCTGGTTGCCACCGACATCGCGGCGCGCGGCCTGGACATCGACCAGTTGCCACACGTGGTCAACTTCGAACTGCCGAACGTCGATGAAGACTACGTGCACCGCATCGGTCGTACCGGCCGTGCCGGTCGTTCGGGCGAGGCGATCTCGCTAGTCGCGCCAGACGAAGAAAAACTGCTGAAAAGCATCGAACGCATGACCAAGCAGAAAATTGCCGACGGCGACCTGATGGGCTTCGATGCCAGCACCATCGAGGCCGAGAAGCCTGAAGTGCGCGAACGTCCGGACATGCGCAACCCGCGCAACGGTCGTGGCCCGCGCGGCGACGGCCCGAATGGCGGCGGTGGCGGTGGTCGTAAAGACAAAGGCAAAGACAAGGGCAAGGAAAAACCTGCCGGCGAACGCGGTGAGCGTGGCGAGCGTCCAGCCCGTCAGCAGAAACCACGCGAAGGCACCCCGGCCCGCGAACAGCGTCAGCCAAGCCAGCCGCCACGTGCTGCGGCTGATCGTGCACCGGACGAGTTCCTCGACGACGATATCGATAACTTCGGCAACCGCGTTGACTACGTGCCGAAGCAGGCACCTGCAGGTGGTCGCAACCGTCGCCCAGGCGCTCCGGCGCAGGGCGCAGGTTCGGGCGCTCCGCGCGGCGGCCAGTCGCAAGGTCGTCAGAACGGCCCGCGCAACAGCAACGGTTCGAGCACCGGCACCCCGCCGGGCAAACGCAACGGCCCGCGTAACGGTGCCCCGCGTGATGGTCAGGGTCGTCGCGACGAAAATTCGCGCAACCGCCGTCCGGCCCGTGACGATCAGCAACGTGCCGAACCGGCCGTGCAGAACCCGCGCAGCAGCGGCCCGAAGATCATGCACAAGGAATCGAAAGCCGACCGCTTCCCGACGCCTGAGCAGCTCGATCAACTGCCAAGCCGCCCACGCGGTGAGAAACCGGCCTTGCTGACCCGCAATCGCTGA
- a CDS encoding YceI family protein — MLKKTLAALAIGSAVLSANVMAADYTVDKEGQHAFVDFKISHLGYSYITGTFKDISGKFSFDAAKPEDSKIEFDVKTASVFTNHAERDKHIASKDFLDVGKFADAKFVSTSVKSTGKNADGKDTADVTGDLTLHGVTKPIVVKATFLGEGKDPWGGYRAGFEGTTSIKRSDFGKMMDLGPQSDKVDLYISFEGVKAK; from the coding sequence ATGTTGAAAAAGACTCTGGCCGCTCTGGCAATCGGTTCTGCCGTGCTGTCCGCCAACGTAATGGCCGCTGACTACACCGTCGACAAGGAAGGCCAGCACGCCTTCGTCGACTTCAAGATCAGCCACCTGGGCTACAGCTACATCACCGGTACCTTCAAGGACATCAGCGGCAAGTTCAGCTTCGATGCTGCCAAGCCTGAAGACAGCAAGATCGAGTTCGACGTGAAGACCGCCAGCGTGTTCACCAACCATGCCGAGCGTGACAAGCACATCGCCAGCAAAGACTTCCTGGACGTGGGCAAATTCGCTGACGCCAAGTTCGTCTCCACCAGCGTCAAGTCCACCGGCAAGAACGCCGATGGCAAAGACACTGCTGACGTGACCGGTGACCTGACCCTGCACGGCGTGACCAAGCCGATCGTGGTCAAGGCCACTTTCCTGGGTGAAGGCAAGGATCCATGGGGCGGCTACCGTGCCGGCTTCGAAGGCACCACCAGCATCAAGCGTTCTGATTTCGGCAAGATGATGGACCTGGGTCCACAGTCCGACAAAGTCGACCTGTACATCTCGTTCGAAGGTGTCAAAGCGAAGTAA
- a CDS encoding cytochrome b, whose translation MQLRNSSSRYGWVSIFMHWGVALAVFGLFALGLWMVGLDYYSTWRKDAPDLHKSIGLVLLAVMVLRVLWRFISPPPPTLQSYSRMTRIGARFGHGFLYLALFAVMIAGYLISTADGVGIPVFGLFEVPALVSGLPDQADTAGVIHLYLAWALVIFSGLHALAALKHHFIDRDATLTRMLGRKA comes from the coding sequence ATGCAGCTACGTAATTCTTCTTCGCGCTACGGTTGGGTCAGCATCTTCATGCACTGGGGTGTGGCGCTGGCGGTCTTCGGGCTGTTTGCGCTCGGTCTGTGGATGGTGGGGCTGGATTACTACAGCACCTGGCGCAAAGACGCGCCGGATCTGCACAAGAGCATCGGTCTGGTGCTGCTGGCTGTGATGGTGTTGCGGGTGCTGTGGCGCTTTATCAGTCCACCGCCGCCAACGCTGCAAAGCTACAGCCGCATGACCCGCATCGGCGCCAGGTTCGGCCACGGGTTTCTGTACCTTGCGCTGTTCGCCGTGATGATTGCCGGTTACCTGATTTCCACCGCAGACGGTGTCGGGATTCCGGTGTTTGGCCTGTTTGAAGTTCCTGCACTGGTTTCCGGACTACCGGATCAGGCAGATACCGCCGGGGTGATTCACTTGTACCTGGCGTGGGCGCTGGTAATTTTTTCCGGCCTCCATGCGTTGGCAGCATTGAAGCACCACTTTATCGATCGTGATGCGACCCTCACTCGAATGCTCGGTCGCAAAGCCTGA